One part of the Pseudoliparis swirei isolate HS2019 ecotype Mariana Trench chromosome 6, NWPU_hadal_v1, whole genome shotgun sequence genome encodes these proteins:
- the LOC130194722 gene encoding caldesmon-like, with protein MDDDFDRRMEQRRQRREQMRVDIDKEGYANDDEEEAREQRRRAREERKKMRDSDEPEAADVIDTNSVTETAGAEGADDDQVLLERLAKREERRQKRMQEAMERQKESDQTISTSNGTDSAHTEEEEEEKEDKDDDEKPAQEDVADTDTNSWRKEEEGEKEDETESRTASIINEEILEKASATEVEVEQPDLGKNDAEEEEAVPDMDKEEDEWKRKEEEERQNTETEEKMRIEEEERQQKEMQEKINKEEEERQLNEEEERKRREEENQQMEMEERLRKEEEEKLKKEKEDKMKTEEEEKQKREIEERRQKEEEEKQKKEMEQKKKKEVEEKRQKELEEKKKKKKEEEEEKQKKKELEENKKKEEEEKRKKEAEEKKKKDEEDKRKKRELEEKTKKDEEEKPKRFGFKEKNEPPKQNGGLFENKLKKTEKISRDNAPFSKAAGAEQQEADRKLQELKRRRNDTESEDFEKMKLKQQDAEAELEELKKKREDRRKVVEEEEKQKKQEQEDKKAKEQEERKKMKEEIEKRRAEAAEKKKQKEEESPAVAFTISPKGSSKIGAKAEFLNKSAQKSTGGRAFLSPIVSKIGNRLEQYTSAIQGNKDVKSPKSPMVDIPTGGARSIKSMWEKGNVGSSSDSPTPANKDVAGIKGGVAGRWMAKPPEPEKTPAPAPAPAAAAASPAPAPAPAPAPAPAKPADVKPGDIGNKRGMWETKKSSAPAKVPVGVKSKFVTNSVRP; from the exons GGAGGGTTACGCCaatgacgatgaggaggaggctcGGGAGCAAAGGAGACGtgcaagggaggagaggaagaagatgagggaCTCAGACGAGCCTGAAGCCGCTGATGTTATCGACACTAACAG TGTGACGGAGACAGCCGGTGCCGAAGGTGCCGATGATGACCAGGTCTTGCTGGAACGCCTGGCCAAGAGGGAGGAACGCCGCCAGAAGAGAATGCAGGAGGCCATGGAGAGGCAGAAGGAGTCCGACCAAACCATCAGCACCTCCAACGGCACAGACAGTGCACatacagaggaagaggaggaggagaaggaggataaAGATGATGATGAGAAACCAGCCCAAGAGGATGTGGCCGACACTGATACTAACTcctggaggaaagaggaagagggcgaAAAGGAAGATGAGACG GAATCAAGAACAGCAAGCATAATAAACGAG gAGATTCTGGAGAAGGCTTCAGCAACAGAAGTAGAGGTTGAGCAGCCTGATTTAGGAAAGAAtgatgctgaggaggaggaggctgttccTGATATGGACAAGGAGGAAGATGAatggaagaggaaagaagaagaggagaggcagaACACAGAAACGGAAGAAAAGAtgaggatagaggaggaagaaaggcaACAAAAGGAAATGCAGGAAAAGATCaataaagaggaagaagaaaggcagctcaatgaggaggaggagaggaagaggagagaggaagaaaatcaACAAATGGAAATGGAAGAGAGgctgagaaaagaggaggaagaaaaactaaaaaaggaaaaggaagacaaaatgaaaacagaagaggaggaaaaacagAAAAGGGAGATAGAAGAGAGAcggcagaaagaggaggaggagaaacagaaaaAGGAGATggagcaaaagaagaagaaagaagtggAAGAAAAACGCCAGAAAGAgctggaagagaagaagaagaagaagaaggaggaggaggaagagaagcagaagaagaaagagctggaggagaataagaagaaagaagaagaggaaaagcgGAAAAAGGAggcagaagagaagaagaaaaaagatgaagAGGACAAGCGCAAAAAGAGAGAGCTGGAAGAGAAGACAAAGAAAGACGAG GAGGAGAAGCCAAAACGATTTGGTTTTAAGGAAAAG AATGAACCCCCCAAACAGAACGGAGGGCTCTTTGAGAATAAACTGAAGAAAACAGAGAAGATTTCAAG ggacaaCGCTCCCTTTAGCAAGGCAGCTGGTGCGGAGCAACAAGAGGCCGACCGGAAGCTGCAGGAGCTGAAGCGCCGGCGAAACGACACCGAAAGCGAAGACTTTGAGAAGATGAAGCTGAAGCAGCAGGATGCAGAGgccgagctggaggagctgaagaagaagagagaggacagaaggaaggtcgtggaggaagaggagaagcagaagaaacaggagcaggaggacaagAAAGCCAAAGAACAG gaggagaggaagaagatgaaggaggagatagagaagaggagggccgaggctgcagagaagaagaaacagaaggaggaggagtctccaGCAGTTGCCTTTACCATTAGTCCCAAAGGCTCCTCAAAG ATCGGGGCGAAGGCAGAATTCTTGAACAAATCAGCCCAGAAAAG CACCGGAGGCCGAGCGTTTCTCTCTCCAATTGTCTCCAAGATCGGCAACAGACTGGAACAGTACACCTCTGCCATCCAG GGAAACAAGGACGTCAAATCCCCAAAGTCTCCGATGGTGGATATTCCTACAGGAGGCGCACGCAGCATCAAGAGCATGTGGGAGAAAGGCAACGTCGGCAGCTCCTCTGATAGTCCAACTCCTGCCAACAAG GATGTAGCCGGTATCAAAGGCGGGGTGGCCGGACGTTGGATGGCAAAGCCTCCAGAGCCGGAGAAGACTCCAGCACCTGCACCAGCACCAGCGGCGGCCGCAGCATCACCGGCTCcagctccagcaccagcaccagcaccagcaccagcaaaGCCAGCA GATGTGAAACCAGGTGACATCGGTAACAAGCGAGGCATGTGGGAAACCAAGAAGAGCTCTGCACCTgcaaag GTGCCGGTCGGAGTCAAGAGCAAGTTTGTCACTAACA GTGTGAggccttaa